A part of Acipenser ruthenus chromosome 12, fAciRut3.2 maternal haplotype, whole genome shotgun sequence genomic DNA contains:
- the LOC117416463 gene encoding protein ANKUB1-like, with protein sequence MRIFIAFEGLCEPIDISQDQTVSTVKLLIKDYFHVQLSDNKQGHRFLELSYAGATLEDDWVLADMGIMPSCTIKCVLKEEDKPVLHVYNAVTRETIPIMGSIFLLTTTVSSLKSLVSLKCGLPVSMFRLSTQWGVEIYSCNKLDDYKMDAGTTLRLDVWDGWSEFLRGCFLGHICTIRRKLSEEEPISKFQQRVALHLAAFFGHLELAGWLLKKGGRADEPVGVHPYRAWCRDTDHPDIRKCPVHVAAEAGQLLILKFFINNNLLCLEVPDPQGLNPLQICIKHKHKHCVLYFVTKMWSVVSYPGLSLPIGAYLKIKGWLCKARKQIAARKLLSKTATFNTRVGDIVLIDGFTPLEMTSKPKRKANKAGAAERSCALPTLPQTQGQKENNLFPLCSKSSQNIQSPQVQAAGRAPEKLRNRKVKSRKTMEILSGENRNRNRNVWKSRVPLPPISRDTNPRPQFIYTSPNASFILTSSLESFYEHSGRTPRENAIYCLALASAFKEKPWLQQLGMARSLARRAVLKPV encoded by the exons aTGAGGATTTTCATAGCTTTCGAAGGCTTGTGCGAGCCGATTGACATTTCGCAGGACCAGACAGTGAGCACAGTAAAACTGTTGATCAAG GATTACTTCCATGTGCAGCTGTCTGACAACAAGCAGGGCCACAGGTTTCTAGAGCTGAGCTATGCAGGAGCCACCCTGGAAGATGACTGGGTCCTGGCTGACATGGGGATAATGCCCAGCTGCACCATCAAATGCGTCTTAAAG GAAGAAGATAAGCCAGTCCTCCACGTCTACAATGCTGTTACAAGAGAGACTATCCCCATCATGGGGAGCATATTCCTGTTGACAACGACTGTGTCCAGCTTGAAGAGCCTGGTTTCTCTCAAGTGTGGGCTCCCGGTCAGCATGTTCCGCCTCAGCACACAGTGGGGCGTGGAGATCTACAGCTGCAACAAGCTGGATGACTACAAGATGGATGCAG GGACAACCCTGCGTCTGGATGTATGGGACGGCTGGAGCGAGTTTTTGAGAGGGTGTTTTTTGGGGCACATATGCACTATCCGACGCAAGCTCTCTGAGGAAGAACCTATATCCAA GTTCCAGCAGAGAGTAGCTCTTCATCTTGCAGCTTTCTTTGGGCACTTGGAACTGGCCGGGTGGCTGCTGAAGAAAGGTGGTCGAGCTGACGAGCCGGTGGGGGTTCACCCTTATCGGGCGTGGTGTCGGGACACTGACCACCCGGACATCAGGAAGTGCCCAGTCCACGTGGCGGCTGAGGCGGGGCAACTCCTCATCCTGAAATTCTTCATAAACAATAACCTCCTGTGCCTGGAGGTCCCCGATCCGCAAGGGCTTAATCCACTCCAGATCTGTATCAAACACAAGCACAAACACTGCGTCCTATACTTCGTCACAAAAATGTGGTCTGTCGTCTCGTACCCTGGGCTTTCTCTTCCGATTGGGGCCTACTTGAAAATAAAAGGCTGGCTTTGCAAGGCACGGAAACAAATCGCAGCCAGAAAGCTCCTGAGCAAGACCGCCACTTTCAACACAAGGGTAGGGGATATCGTTCTGATTGACGGCTTCACGCCATTAGAAATGACCTCAAAACCAAAAAGGAAAGCCAACAAAGCAGGTGCAGCAGAGAGAAGCTGCGCTCTGCCAACGCTGCCTCAGACCCAAGGTCAGAAGGAAAACAACCTGTTTCCCCTTTGCAGCAAATCATCCCAGAATATCCAGTCTCCTCAGGTGCAGGCAGCTGGTAGAGCTCCAGAGAAACTCAGGAACAGGAAGGTTAAAAGTAGGAAGACAATGGAAATCCTGTCAGGTGAAAACAGGAACAGAAACAGAAACGTGTGGAAGAGCAGAGTTCCTCTTCCTCCCATCTCCCGGGACACCAACCCCCGGCCTCAGTTTATCTACACGTCTCCAAATGCTTCCTTCATCCTGACTTCCTCCCTGGAATCTTTTTACGAGCACAGCGGACGAACGCCCAGAGAAAACGCTATTTACTGTTTGGCTCTTGCCAG TGCTTTTAAAGAGAAACCTTGGCTCCAGCAACTGGGAATGGCAAGAAGCTTGGCAAGGAGGGCCGTACTGAAACCTGTATAA